One genomic window of Saccharomyces cerevisiae S288C chromosome XII, complete sequence includes the following:
- the GTT2 gene encoding glutathione transferase GTT2 (Glutathione S-transferase capable of homodimerization; functional overlap with Gtt2p, Grx1p, and Grx2p; protein abundance increases in response to DNA replication stress): MNGRGFLIYNGGEKMKQKMIIYDTPAGPYPARVRIALAEKNMLSSVQFVRINLWKGEHKKPEFLAKNYSGTVPVLELDDGTLIAECTAITEYIDALDGTPTLTGKTPLEKGVIHMMNKRAELELLDPVSVYFHHATPGLGPEVELYQNKEWGLRQRDKALHGMHYFDTVLRERPYVAGDSFSMADITVIAGLIFAAIVKLQVPEECEALRAWYKRMQQRPSVKKLLEIRSKSS; this comes from the coding sequence ATGAATGGCAGAGGTTTCCTGATTTACAATGGAGGTGAAAAgatgaaacaaaaaatgataatatatgACACACCCGCAGGGCCTTATCCGGCCCGAGTCCGCATTGCCTTGGCTGAGAAGAACATGCTATCAAGTGTGCAATTTGTGAGGATCAACCTCTGGAAGGGAGAGCACAAGAAGCCTGAATTTCTTGCCAAGAACTATTCAGGCACAGTGCCAGTGCTTGAACTTGATGACGGGACTTTAATCGCTGAATGCACAGCCATTACTGAATACATTGATGCACTTGATGGTACACCCACTCTTACCGGCAAAACACCGCTGGAAAAAGGCGTAATCCACATGATGAACAAACGCGCAGAGTTGGAACTGCTCGACCCTGTTAGTGTTTATTTTCACCATGCTACACCTGGATTGGGGCCTGAAGTCGAGCTTTACCAAAACAAAGAGTGGGGACTTCGCCAGCGCGACAAAGCCCTACATGGAATGCATTATTTTGATACCGTTCTCAGAGAACGCCCATATGTTGCTGGTGATTCATTCTCAATGGCTGACATCACAGTAATAGCTGGTCTAATATTTGCTGCAATTGTAAAACTACAAGTGCCGGAAGAGTGCGAGGCGCTTCGAGCTTGGTATAAGAGAATGCAACAGCGCCCCAGCGTGAAGAAACTGCTAGAAATCCGTTCAAAATCCTCGTAA
- the HSU1 gene encoding cystathionine gamma-synthase (Inefficient homocysteine synthase; catalyzes de novo homocysteine biosynthesis; capable of catalyzing same reaction as Met17p; affects S-methylmethionine metabolism; similar to Str2p, which is a cystathionine gamma-synthase important in sulfur metabolism; HSU1 is not an essential gene) — protein sequence MTEIEFGQPLPSNLDYAVSFGIPTWDSAIGYAEKVPEVIGKMATGYPRYFPQPPVQRLCAYFVKKFGRGSENCRPFPSVNLGLKCFEYVKSVSGPESKAHLEVETVTIKNRGAKTSKEPAELVLTIAAVLASEEEFETVKEYWKLRGECVSSRLALSVNQLLDCANHGSEQVLRELEAGVFAAKKGEEKAKNLIKGRIVENRFRPFGLEKKTPNWEGLNLNPNEDVYLVSSGMSAISTARNLLTFWEEKKNSGDSLNKTTSDQKKKPLLCDTVGIFGFPFKDTQVIMTKFGKCKFFGFGNSRDVVELQKFLETSKQRILAVFVETPSNPLLNMPDLKKLRSLADQYGFFIVIDDTIGGLNVDILPYADIVSTSLTKLFNGASNVMGGSVVLNPKSSLYPYAREYFRSANFEDLLWCEDAIVLERNSRDFEDRTLRANANTGILLNDLLLPEEGKICKKIYYPTVTSKETFENYESVRNERGGYGCLFSVAFFNEGDAKAFYDSLKVFKGPSNGTNFTLACPYVHLAHHSELEEVSKFGADPNIIRVSVGLEDIQWLLKVFSSALDVVKSRGSKHS from the coding sequence ATGACGGAAATTGAATTTGGGCAACCCCTTCCCAGCAATCTAGACTATGCTGTTTCTTTTGGCATTCCTACATGGGATTCGGCAATAGGCTATGCGGAAAAGGTGCCAGAGGTAATAGGCAAAATGGCTACAGGATATCCGAGGTACTTTCCTCAACCCCCCGTCCAGAGGCTTTGTGCTTACTTTGTTAAGAAATTTGGGCGAGGTTCAGAAAACTGTCGTCCTTTTCCATCCGTTAACCTGGGTTTAAAGTGTTTCGAGTACGTAAAATCTGTCTCAGGACCTGAAAGTAAAGCTCACCTTGAAGTGGAAACAGTTACGATTAAAAACCGTGGGGCAAAAACGTCGAAAGAACCGGCGGAATTGGTGCTAACCATTGCTGCTGTCCTTGCATCGGAGGAAGAGTTCGAGACTGTGAAAGAGTATTGGAAATTAAGAGGTGAATGTGTATCTAGTCGATTGGCGTTGTCTGTCAACCAACTTCTTGACTGCGCTAATCATGGCTCAGAGCAGGTATTGCGTGAGCTAGAGGCTGGTGTTTTTGCAGCAAAGAAGGGGGAGGAGAAAGCAAAGAACCTGATAAAGGGAAGGATAGTTGAGAATCGCTTCAGGCCCTTTGGTTTGGAGAAGAAAACCCCGAATTGGGAGGGACTCAACCTCAACCCAAATGAAGACGTTTATCTTGTATCAAGTGGCATGTCTGCAATATCTACGGCTCGTAATTTACTCACCTTTTGGgaggagaagaagaattcaGGAGATTCATTAAACAAGACCACCTCTgaccaaaagaaaaagccaTTATTATGTGACACTGTTGGCATCTTCGGCTTCCCTTTCAAAGATACGCAGGTCATTATGActaaatttggaaaatgtaaattttttggatttgGAAATTCTAGAGACGTTGTCGAATTACAAAAGTTTTTAGAAACAAGCAAACAACGCATTCTTGCCGTTTTCGTCGAGACACCTTCAAATCCTCTGCTGAATATGCcggatttgaaaaaattgaggaGTTTGGCCGACCAGTATGGCTTTTTTATTGTAATTGATGATACTATTGGGGGCCTTAACGTTGACATCTTGCCCTATGCTGATATAGTCAGCACGTCCCTGACTAAGCTTTTCAATGGTGCTAGTAATGTAATGGGCGGCTCTGTCGTTTTAAATCCGAAATCATCTCTGTATCCATATGCTCGTGAGTACTTCAGGAGCGCTAATTTCGAGGATTTGTTATGGTGTGAAGATGCGATAGTTTTAGAACGTAATTCCAGGGATTTTGAAGATAGAACTTTACGTGCTAATGCAAACACAGGAATATTGTTGAATGATTTGCTTTTACCCGAGGAGGGGAAAATATGCAaaaagatttattatcCAACTGTTACTTCTAAGGAGACCTTTGAGAACTACGAAAGTGTACGTAATGAACGTGGTGGCTATGGATGCTTGTTCTCTGTAGCCTTTTTCAATGAGGGCGATGCAAAAGCATTCTATGACTCTTTAAAGGTATTCAAGGGACCTTCTAATGGTACTAACTTTACCTTAGCATGTCCATATGTCCATCTGGCGCACCACTCAGAATTAGAAGAAGTTTCCAAGTTTGGGGCCGACCCCAACATTATTAGAGTAAGCGTAGGTTTAGAAGATATCCAGTGGTTattgaaagttttttcaagtGCTTTAGATGTTGTGAAAAGCAGAGGCTCCAAACACTCATGA
- the JLP1 gene encoding sulfonate dioxygenase (Fe(II)-dependent sulfonate/alpha-ketoglutarate dioxygenase; involved in sulfonate catabolism for use as a sulfur source; contains sequence that resembles a J domain (typified by the E. coli DnaJ protein); induced by sulphur starvation), producing the protein MSPAAAQTAIPLPSTDLPVKIITNGLKNLNYTSKQGYGNFDTHFYDGQDEVSPSGLLKIRKSYREKSKYPDYLPTWDPTEKYGPLEFHEYHDPALRADGNFSNLFAKENVGQLKVKKITPKLGLEINGIQLTDLSDAAKDELALLVAQKGVVVFRNQNFADEGPDYVTEYGRHFGKLHIHQTSGHPQNNPELHITFRRPDAEEFARVFDDSTSSGGWHTDVSYELQPPSYTFFSVVEGPDGGGDTLFADTIEAFDRLSKPLQDFLSTLHVIHSSKEQAENSQRQGGIKRRAPVTHIHPLVRVHPVLKKKCLYVNRAFSRKIVELKRQESESLLNFLYNLVESSHDLQLRAKWEPHSVVIWDNRRVQHSAVIDWEEPIHRHAFRITPQAERPVEDLKFLNDENYYPSSLTLDI; encoded by the coding sequence ATGTCTCCTGCAGCAGCTCAAACAGCAATCCCTCTTCCATCTACCGATTTACCAGTCAAAATCATTACAAATGGGTTGAAAAACCTGAATTATACCTCCAAGCAAGGTTACGGGAATTTTGATACCCATTTTTATGATGGCCAAGATGAGGTCTCTCCATCTGGTTTATTGAAAATCCGTAAATCTTATAGAGAGAAATCGAAGTATCCAGATTATTTGCCTACATGGGATCCTACTGAAAAGTATGGCCCGCTGGAATTTCACGAATACCATGATCCTGCTTTGAGAGCTGACGGTAACTTTTCAAACCtttttgcaaaagaaaacgttGGTCAACTAAAGGTGAAGAAGATCACCCCGAAATTAGGTCTCGAGATCAATGGGATCCAGCTAACTGATCTTTCTGATGCTGCAAAAGATGAACTCGCTTTGCTTGTCGCCCAAAAGGGAGTAGTTGTCTTTAGAAATCAGAATTTTGCTGACGAGGGACCCGATTATGTGACTGAATACGGAAGACATTTTGGCAAGTTGCACATTCATCAAACTAGTGGCCACCCTCAAAACAATCCTGAGCTGCATATCACTTTCCGAAGACCTGATGCGGAAGAATTTGCAAGAGTTTTTGATGACTCGACATCATCTGGTGGCTGGCACACAGACGTCTCTTACGAGTTACAGCCACCTTCTTATACTTTCTTTAGTGTTGTTGAAGGTCCTGATGGTGGTGGAGATACGTTATTTGCGGATACGATCGAGGCTTTCGACAGGTTGTCGAAGCCTTTGCAAGATTTCTTGAGCACGCTTCATGTCATCCATAGCTCAAAGGAACAGGCAGAGAATTCACAGCGCCAGGGCGgcataaaaagaagagcaCCTGTCACGCATATTCATCCACTGGTCAGAGTTCATCCTgtcttgaaaaagaaatgctTGTATGTCAATCGTGCATTTTCTAGGAAAATAGTCGAATTGAAAAGACAAGAATCTGAATcacttttgaatttcttgtACAATCTAGTGGAGAGCAGCCATGATTTACAGTTAAGAGCCAAATGGGAACCTCATTCCGTCGTCATTTGGGATAACCGCAGAGTTCAACATTCAGCAGTGATTGATTGGGAAGAACCAATTCACAGACATGCGTTCAGGATTACTCCACAAGCGGAAAGGCCCGTGGAAGATctaaagtttttgaatgatgaaaattattatccttcttcattaactttggatatttga
- a CDS encoding uncharacterized protein (NADH-dependent aldehyde reductase; reduces many aldehyde compounds including glycolaldehyde, formaldehyde and furfural; transcription unregulated by furfural, 5-hydroxymethylfurfural (HMF) and the mycotoxin patulin; expression increased by multidrug resistance transcription factors Yrm1p and Yrr1p; member of atypical subgroup 7 of the short-chain dehydrogenase/reductase (SDR) family; localizes to the cytoplasm; SWAT-GFP and mCherry fusion proteins localize to the ER and vacuole respectively), giving the protein MKVFITGASGFIGSAVLSELISSGHEVVGLARSDEAAAKIKSIDPAAKILRGDLKDLEILKKGATESDGVIHLGFVHDFKNFEQCCEIDRQATVAMLESLKGSNKPFLYTNGTLSLRPNKVANEQDGIDEDSKILRAVTEQVALSYKDKGVSARIVRLPFSVHGKGDKAFVPILMNIAKAAGKSGYVGQGTNAWAAVHRLDTAPLFRLVLEKGKTGQVYHCVGEQGIPFKDIARVIGEILNVPVASIPVDDAESHFGFLTCFVTRDGPVSSEGTRKELGWQPQQIGLLEDIRANYSLN; this is encoded by the coding sequence atgaaagtatTTATAACTGGTGCTTCTGGCTTCATTGGTTCTGCCGTATTATCTGAACTAATATCCTCGGGTCATGAAGTTGTTGGCTTGGCAAGGTCAGACGAGGCTGCTGCAAAGATTAAGTCGATTGATCCTGCTGCAAAAATCCTTCGCGGTGATCTCAAGGATctggaaattttgaaaaaaggtGCCACTGAATCTGATGGCGTTATTCATTTAGGATTTGTGCatgattttaaaaattttgaacaGTGCTGCGAAATTGACCGTCAGGCCACTGTAGCTATGCTAGAGTCACTTAAAGGTTCTAACAAGCCTTTCTTATATACGAATGGTACACTTTCTTTGCGACCAAACAAAGTTGCTAACGAACAGGATGGtattgatgaagattccaaaattttgcgTGCTGTCACTGAACAGGTTGCCTTGAGTTACAAAGACAAAGGTGTTTCAGCAAGAATTGTCAGACTCCCATTCTCGGTTCATGGCAAGGGGGACAAGGCTTTTGTACCAATATTAATGAATATTGCCAAAGCTGCCGGAAAATCTGGCTATGTCGGACAAGGCACAAACGCTTGGGCGGCTGTACATCGTTTGGATACGGCTCCTCTGTTCAGACTTGTTTTagagaaaggaaaaacagGACAAGTGTATCATTGCGTTGGTGAACAAGGTATACCATTCAAAGATATTGCGCGTGTGATTggagaaattttgaatgttCCCGTGGCCTCTATCCCTGTTGATGACGCGGAAAGTCATTTTGGCTTCCTCACTTGTTTTGTCACTAGAGATGGCCCAGTTTCAAGCGAAGGTACCAGAAAAGAGCTGGGATGGCAGCCACAACAAATCGGTCTTCTTGAAGATATCCGTGCGAACTATAGCTTAAACTGA
- the YCT1 gene encoding Yct1p (High-affinity cysteine-specific transporter; has similarity to the Dal5p family of transporters; green fluorescent protein (GFP)-fusion protein localizes to the endoplasmic reticulum; YCT1 is not an essential gene): MSKVDVKIGADSISSSDEILVPSRLADVTLAFMEENDAAVPEITPEQEKKLKRKLFLTIFTFVSAINLLLYMDKATLSYDSILGFFEDTGLTQNTYNTVNTLFYVGFAIGQFPGQYLAQKLPLGKFLGGLLATWTILIFLSCTAYNFSGVVALRFFLGLTESVVIPILITTMGMFFDASERAAAQPFFFAACMGSPIPTGFIAYGVLHITNPSISLWKIFTIIIGGLTFIMTVVVILWFPNNPADVKFFSIQERVWIIRRVQASTGSSIEQKVFKKSQFREAMKDYITWLFGLFFLLQQLANNLPYQQNLLFEGMGGVDALGSTLVSVAGAGFAVVCAFIATLMLAKWKNISALTAIFWTLPALVGSIAAAALPWDNKIGILANICMAGQIFGIPFIIALSWASSSASGYTKKLTRSSVSLFAMGIANIISPQIWREKDSPRFLPAWIVQIVLSFSLAPAILLLIHFILKRRNNQRLKNYDENLQNYLDRIQLIESENPSSIEEGKVVTHENNLAVFDLTDLENETFIYPL, encoded by the coding sequence atgtcaAAAGTTGACGTAAAAATTGGAGCAGACTCGATCTCCTCTTCTGATGAAATCCTAGTTCCTTCGAGACTCGCTGATGTTACGCTAGCATTCATGGAGGAGAATGACGCAGCAGTTCCAGAAATCACGCctgaacaagaaaaaaaattaaagagaAAGCTTTTTCTCACAATATTCACCTTTGTCTCTGCCATTAACCTTTTACTTTACATGGACAAAGCCACTTTATCCTATGATTCGATTCTAGGCTTCTTTGAAGATACAGGTCTTACCCAAAATACTTACAATACTGTAAATACGCTGTTTTACGTTGGTTTTGCAATCGGCCAATTTCCTGGACAATACTTGGCTCAAAAGTTACCACTTGGGAAATTCTTGGGTGGGTTGTTGGCCACATGGACTATACTTATTTTCCTAAGTTGTACCGCATACAACTTTTCCGGTGTCGTTGCGTTGAGATTTTTCTTGGGGCTAACAGAGAGTGTTGTTATCCCGATATTAATTACCACTATGGGTATGTTCTTCGATGCTTCAGAAAGAGCTGCTGCTCagccatttttctttgcagCATGTATGGGGTCTCCAATTCCAACTGGGTTTATTGCTTATGGTGTTCTTCATATAACAAATCCCAGCATTTCGTTATGGAAAATATTCACTATCATCATTGGTGGTTTGACTTTTATCATGACGGTTGTTGTAATTCTGTGGTTTCCTAATAATCCTGCTGATGtgaaattcttttcaatacaAGAAAGGGTATGGATTATCAGGAGAGTTCAGGCATCCACAGGCTCTTCCATTGAACAAAAAGTCTTCAAAAAGAGTCAATTCAGAGAGGCAATGAAAGATTATATAACCTGGTTATTTGgattgttttttcttcttcaacagttAGCCAACAATCTGCCCTATCAACAGAACCTGCTATTTGAAGGAATGGGTGGAGTTGATGCTCTAGGTTCGACATTGGTATCAGTTGCCGGTGCTGGTTTCGCCGTCGTTTGTGCCTTCATCGCTACGTTGATGTTAgcaaaatggaaaaatatttcagcTTTAACAGCCATCTTTTGGACTTTACCAGCATTGGTGGGATCCATCGCTGCAGCTGCTTTACCATGGGACAATAAGATTGGTATCTTAGCAAATATCTGTATGGCAGGACAAATATTTGGTATTCCTTTTATTATAGCTCTTAGCTGGGCAAGTTCAAGTGCATCTGGGTACACCAAAAAACTCACAAGAAGTTCGGTGTCCTTATTTGCGATGGGAATTGCTAATATCATATCACCACAAATATGGAGAGAGAAGGACTCTCCTCGCTTTTTACCTGCCTGGATTGTTCAAATCGTTTTATCATTCTCTCTTGCACCAGCCATTTTGTTACTGATCCATTTCATACTAAAAAGAAGGAATAATCAAAGACTAAAAAATTATGACgaaaatttacaaaattaTTTGGACAGAATTCAACTCATTGAAAGCGAAAATCCTTCTTCCATTGAAGAAGGGAAAGTGGTAACCCACGAGAACAATTTGGCAGTCTTTGATTTGACTGATTTAGAAAACGAAACTTTTATATATCCTTTGTAa
- a CDS encoding uncharacterized protein (hypothetical protein with similarity to Pip2p; an oleate-specific transcriptional activator of peroxisome proliferation; YLL054C is not an essential gene), whose amino-acid sequence MSIASQKKVKPSFVCLRCKQRKIKCDKLWPTCSKCKASSSICSYEVEPGRINKSPTIENAPHRDIRNITPASMSASGSFTSILNPSTKDWEMKNFAMNLSNAHDKLVVMNNTTIVDSPFAFHSILQHDLYAKALTTCIHERILIDVERHRENVSANNKKRELNLTIGDIGPLFFIDKAALKFIENTSKTSKLYPPIDFLYNTYDYEQAHPEENNDKISINILLEELSKYFLNKNEVDGLIVDFYKTIYPVYPLLEISLFEDNIRELLQLNEFNGYNIVFAGKDSRRKLETITLLTIILAFSYRRLSLSTSHSFKESFGVKSNNLTLLAHKLLALMNVFQYVNEHTLCCLLYFFILRYLNPDQADMYPTHSDILNLKFLENVAIKLGLNEEPFQYTRYVSESDDYPRLFNLRRKLWLGVQFLKFGILIPEGDSDILSLEYLRSFMKTDESLPELFERNYASTNNLDLSLMATAENIYHLHLSLQVLLTSCFPINGPSYLKEVLDNIDKTKDFLNQKFPLILSSLGEPRMKSLHINVPSSLANEESFDFSTFEENETFIANVISYTCTMNIYDSLSLHFENQCFKNALEYKTYYHRFTFTAIQDYLTLLKLISEYFNGSLLHLREPFGFATQKVVRFSIHRLLIFQATLLVRLFYKKDTCDRSSAAMGMLNDRNGRLSRVIEKMIKLMSYHMKLLVEIVISKLEKSYLGSFISVSIFRYIIYLVDTDALSAFISDYWKSDAVMDERYSRIHRIVGLKWGMGRDKSFSFTSKLNNPQFLGSLDLEILEELEKLISAQEFSRNFTEDVDESLQSEIDLMNYDNEALNQLMAIDLDKLLGIFPNLSNF is encoded by the coding sequence ATGAGCATTGCATCTCAGAAAAAGGTTAAGCCATCGTTTGTTTGCTTGCGGTGTAAGCAAAGGAAAATCAAATGTGATAAACTTTGGCCTACTTGCTCCAAATGCAAGGCCTCATCCTCGATTTGTAGCTACGAAGTGGAACCAGGACGGATTAACAAATCTCCCACTATCGAAAATGCCCCACATAGAGACATTAGAAACATTACTCCTGCATCGATGTCCGCAAGTGGTTCCTTTACTTCCATACTTAATCCAAGTACTAAAGACTgggaaatgaaaaattttgccaTGAATTTATCGAATGCACACGACAAGCTTGTTGTAATGAATAACACAACCATCGTTGATAGTCCTTTTGCCTTCCATAGCATTCTTCAACATGATTTGTATGCGAAGGCCTTGACCACCTGCATACATGAGAGGATACTGATTGATGTCGAACGCCATCGTGAAAACGTTTCTGccaacaataaaaaaagagaacttAACTTAACAATCGGTGATATTGGacctttgttttttattgataaagCTGCACttaaatttattgaaaataccTCAAAAACAAGCAAATTGTATCCTCCAATAGATTTTCTGTATAACACGTATGATTATGAACAAGCGCAtcctgaagaaaataatgataaaatttcCATAAACATCCTTTTGGAAGAGTTATCCAAATATTTCCTCAATAAGAATGAGGTTGATGGCTTAATCGTGGACTTTTACAAAACAATATATCCGGTCTATCCGTTACTGGAAATATCATTATTCGAAGATAACATAAGGGAGCTGTTGCAATTGAATGAATTTAATGGGTATAACATTGTATTTGCGGGCAAAGACTCTAGAAGAAAACTGGAGACAATAACACTGCTAACTATCATATTGGCTTTTTCTTACAGACGTTTGAGTCTAAGTACTAGTCATTCATTTAAAGAATCTTTTGGTGTAAAATCGAATAATTTAACGCTACTCGCTCATAAACTTCTTGCTCTCATGAACGTTTTTCAATATGTTAATGAACATACACTTTGTTGTCTGctctattttttcatattgcGGTATTTGAATCCAGATCAAGCTGACATGTATCCTACTCACAGTGACATACTAAAcctaaaatttttggagaATGTAGCAATAAAGCTAGGACTGAATGAAGAACCCTTCCAATACACTCGATACGTCAGCGAATCGGACGATTATCCAAGATTATTCAATTTAAGAAGGAAATTATGGCTTGGCGtgcaatttttgaagtttggAATATTGATTCCAGAAGGAGATTCTGACATTCTAAGTTTGGAATATTTAAGATCCTTTATGAAAACTGACGAATCTCTACCAGAACTATTTGAGAGAAATTACGCTTCTACTAATAATCTAGACTTATCGTTGATGGCTACAGCAGAGAATATCTATCATTTACATTTATCTTTACAGGTATTACTGACTTCTTGTTTTCCAATAAATGGCCCTTCCTACTTGAAGGAAGTATTGGATAACATCGACAAgacaaaagattttttaaatcaGAAATTCCCTCTCATTTTAAGTTCTCTTGGAGAACCAAGGATGAAGAGCTTACATATCAATGTTCCCTCTTCCTTAGCAAATGAAGAATCTTTTGACTTTAGCACTTTtgaggaaaatgaaacattCATAGCTAATGTGATTAGCTACACTTGTACAATGAACATCTATGATAGCTTATCTTTgcattttgaaaatcaatGTTTCAAAAACGCTTTGGAGTACAAAACATATTATCACCGCTTTACTTTTACCGCTATACAAGATTATTTAACGTTGCTAAAATTAATCTCGGAATACTTTAATGGATCTCTTCTGCATTTACGGGAACCTTTTGGGTTTGCCACTCAGAAAGTTGTTCGCTTTTCGATACATCGATTACTCATATTCCAGGCCACCTTGCTCGTGAGATTATTTTATAAGAAGGATACATGCGACAGATCCTCTGCAGCCATGGGAATGTTGAATGATAGAAACGGAAGACTTAGTCGagtcattgaaaaaatgatcAAGTTGATGTCATATCATATGAAATTACTTGTAGAAATTGTTATCTCGAAACTGGAAAAGAGTTATCTCGGTTCGTTCATTTCTGTCTCTATTTTCAGGTATATCATTTATTTGGTGGATACTGACGCGCTGTCTGCGTTTATATCCGACTACTGGAAGAGTGACGCCGTTATGGATGAAAGATATTCAAGAATCCATAGGATTGTCGGTTTAAAATGGGGTATGGGAAGGGATAAGTCCTTTTCGTTCACatcaaaattaaacaatCCACAATTCTTGGGAAGTCTTGATTTGGAGATTTTGgaagaattagaaaaaCTCATTTCCGCACAAGAATTTTCCAGAAACTTCACTGAAGATGTTGACGAATCTTTACAGAGTGAAATTGACCTCATGAATTATGACAATGAAGCCTTGAATCAACTAATGGCAATTGATCTTGATAAGCTACTTGGAATTTTCCCTAACCTGAGTAACTTTTGA
- a CDS encoding uncharacterized protein (Putative protein; in the Sigma 1278B strain background YLL053C is contiguous with AQY2 which encodes an aquaporin), with protein sequence MWFPQIIAGMAAGGAASAMTPGKVLFTNALGLGCSRSRGLFLEMFGTAVLCLTVLMTAVEKRETNFMAALPIGISLFMAHMALTGYTGTGVNPARSLGAAVAARYFPHYHWIYWISPLLGAFLAWSVWQLLQILDYTTYVNAEKAAGQKKED encoded by the coding sequence ATGTGGTTTCCTCAGATCATTGCTGGGATGGCTGCTGGTGGTGCCGCTAGTGCTATGACTCCAGGCAAGGTTCTCTTTACTAATGCTTTGGGTTTAGGCTGTTCCAGATCTAGGGGGTTGTTTTTGGAAATGTTTGGTACTGCTGTGTTGTGTTTAACAGTTTTGATGACTGCTGTTGAAAAACGTGAAACTAACTTTATGGCTGCGCTTCCAATTggtatttctttattcatGGCTCACATGGCTTTGACCGGTTACACTGGTACCGGTGTCAACCCTGCAAGATCTCTGGGTGCCGCCGTTGCTGCCAGATATTTCCCTCATTACCACTGGATCTACTGGATTAGCCCACTTTTGGGTGCCTTCTTAGCCTGGTCAGTGTGGCAATTATTACAAATCCTTGATTACACTACATACGTTAATGCCGAAAAGGCGGCAGGtcaaaagaaggaagacTGA